In the genome of Paenibacillus sp. GP183, the window AAGTCGTGATTGTTTCCAATAATCATCGAATGCGGGTTTCAACATTTGCGCAGCCTTTGAATGTTCCTTTTATCTTTAGGGCCAGGAAGCCGACCAACATCTCCTTTCACCGAGCGCTCAAACTGATGGAAACGGAAGTGCAGCAAACAGCAGTAATTGGAGATCAAATGCTCACGGATGTGCTCGGCGGCAATCGGATGGGGCTTTTTACGATCCTGGTCCTGCCGATAAATGCCAGGGATGAAGGCTTTTTTACCAAGATCAATCGTCGAATTGAAAAGCTGGTCCTGTCCAGATTGAAAAAGATAAATAAAAAAGCTTGAGCAAAGAGTGTCCAATAGGGTTATCGGGAGGATTCATGATCAAAGAAGAAACGATTTACTGCACCGGATGCGGAGTGACATTACAAAATGAAGCCACTGGCAGTTTAGGATATGTACCTGCCGAAGCCATGCAAAAAGAGCCCATTATATGCCAGAGATGCTATCGCATAAAGCATTATAATGAGTCATCAAGCATTACCCTCAAGCAGGATGATTTTCTAAAGCTGCTCGGTTCTATCGGACAGGCCAAAGCGCTTGTTGTCAATATCGTTGACATTTTTGATTTTGAGGGAAGCATGATCAGCGGGCTGGCCCGATTTGTGGGTAATAACCCGATTGTGCTGGTCGTTAACAAAATCGATCTGCTTCCCAAAGTGACGAATACGAATCGAATCATCAACTGGGTGCAGCGCCGAGCCAAGGAGCAAGGGCTTAAAGTCGTGGATGTGGTCCTCTGCAGCGCGAAGAAAAACATGGGCTTTGACCGTGTCATAGCCTCCCTGCAAGAGCATCGCGGAGACCGTGATATTTATGTCGTGGGAGCGACGAATGTCGGAAAATCAACGCTGATCAACCGATTGATCGCTGATTTCAGTGACTTGGAAGCGGAGCTTACGACGTCCCATTACCCGGGGACAACGCTGGATCTTGTCAAAATTCCACTTGATGATGGAAAATCTATCGTCGATACGCCTGGAATTGTCTACGAGCATCGTCTGACGGAGCTTGTATCCAAACGCGATTTAAATCGCTTGATGCCGGACAAGCCGCTGAAACCGATGGTCTTTCAGTTAAATGAAGGACAAACCCTGTTTTTCGGCGCTTTGGCCCGAATTGATTTTATCAAGGGTGAGCATCAATCGTTCACTTGCTACACCTCCAATGCGATACAAATCCATCGTACCAAATTGGAAAGGGCTGACGAGCTTTATGCGGAGCATAAGGGCGAGATGCTGGCTCCTCCGAGCAAGGCCGACCTCGAAGAGCTGCCCAAGCTGGTCAAGCATCCTTTTCATATTCCAAAAGGCAAGAAAATGGATGTCCAGATTTCCGGCCTCGGCTGGATCAAAGCGGGCAGCGATCTCGGCGCCGACCTTGCGGTCCATGCTCCCAAGGGTGTCAAGGTCGTTCTCCGCGAGTCCTTGATATAATCTTTTTATTCGGAGGACAATAATGATAAGCAATCGGAATCTAGATAGTCACACCACGCTTTACGGCGTCTTCGGCGATCCAGTCCGCCACTCACGTTCGCCGCTGATGATGAACCGCGCTTTTCAGGAAATGGGCATCAATGCGGCTTATGCAGCGTTTCATGTGAAGCCGGACGAACTCGGTAATGCCGTCGCAGGCATTCGTGCTCTTGGCTTTCGAGGTGTGAATGTAACGATTCCGCACAAAGTCGAAGTGATGCGGCATCTGGATGCGATTGACGAAGGAGCCAGAAGGATCGGCGCTGTGAATACGATCGTGAACGAGAACGGAAAGCTCACCGGTTTTAATACGGACGGGATTGGATATGTGCGTTCGCTGCAGGAAGAAACGGGCATAGAGCTGGAAGGGATGCGCGTACTGCTGCTCGGAGCAGGCGGAGCTGCAAGAGGAGTCGCTTTTTCTCTGGCGAAGGCAGGAGTGAGGCGCATTGTGATAGCCAATAGGACCATAGATAGAGCGATAGAACTTGCTACCGCAATCGGTGAGTTTACCGATACCGAAGGCACTGGATTGGATGATCTGGCTGACAAGATGGGGAGCGTCGATATAATCGTCAATACTACATCCGCAGGGATGCATCCACATGTTGCAGAGCTGCCGATGAATTCAGAGCTGATTGAATCTGAACATATCGTCAGCGATTTGATCTATAATCCGCGGATCACCCGCTTTTTAAAGGAAGCCGAAGCCCGCGGCGCCAAAATTCATGGCGGTCTTGGCATGTTTATTTACCAAGGAGCTTATGCTCTCGAATATTGGACCGGAAATGCAGCACCTGCAGCTGCGATGAGGCATATCGTAGAGCAATCCTTACAAGAACAAGAATAGAGGGACTCACATGTTAACTGGCAAGCAAACCAGATATTTACGTTCGATGGCACATAACCTCAACCCTATTTTTCAGGTAGGTAAAGGCGGGGTCAACGATCACTTGATTCGCCACATCGAAGAAGCGCTGGAAGTTCGGGAGCTTATTAAAGTAACCGTGTTGAACAACAGCGGCGAAGACCGTAAGGAAGTTGGCGCAGAGCTCGCGGAAAAAGCCCATGCAGAGCTGGTTCAAGTCATCGGTAAGATCATCGTGCTGTATAAGGAATCTCGAGATCAGAAGAAGATCGTACTTCCGGAGTAAGAGATTCAGTTTATTGAAAGGTCTAGAGGTGGTAGCATGCGGGTAGGCATTATGGGAGGCACCTTTGATCCCATTCATACCGGTCATTTAATCGCCGGGGAACGGGCAAGGGTTGGCGCTGGACTGGATCAAGTATGGTTTGTGCCAACGAATGTCTCGCCTCACAAATTGGGAGCGCCCAAAGCCACGACGGCTCAAAGGTGGGACATGGTATGCCGCGCGATCGAGGGAAATCCCTATTTTTTCCCATCTGATATCGAAATACAAAAAGGCGGCGTATCTTATAGCATGGATACCATTGAGCTGTTAGTGGAGCGCCACCCGGATGTTGAGTTCACCTATATCATTGGGGCCGACATGGTGCAGTATTTGCCCAAGTGGCATCGGATTGAAGAAATCGTGCGAAAAATTCGCTTCGTCGGACTGGTAAGGCCGGGCTACAAGCTGAAAACGGAATTGTTGCCTGCAGCCATACAGGCCGTGCTGCAAATGGTCATTATGCCTCAGATTGATATTTCCTCATCCATCATTCGTCAGGAACGTCAAAACAAGGGCTCCATCCGCTACTGGGTGCCGGAACGAGTATACGAGTACATTGAGGTGAATGGTTTATATGAATCGTGAGCAGCTGATCGAAGCAGTCAGATCGCAAATGCCCGAGAAACGCTGGCTTCATACCCAAGGCGTGATAGATACCGCGGTACAGCTGGCAAATGAATTTGGCGCTGATCCGGGAAAAGCCGATTTGGCAGCCATTTTACATGATTATTGCAAATATTGGCCTATTCAGGAACAAGCCAGAATCATCAGCGAGCATGATTTGCCGCAAGACCTGCTGGACTATAACAAGGAGCTTTGGCACTCGCATGCTGGAGCCTATATCGCTCAGACCCGGTTCGGCATTGATGATGAAGCCATTTTGGACGCTATCCGTTACCATACATCAGGGCGGGAGCATATGACAATGCTGGAGAAAGTCGTATGCCTGGCTGACTATATCGAACCGGGACGTGATTTTCCCGGAGTGGACAAGATCCGAGAGCTGTCCAGGATCAGCTTGGATCAGGCATTAATTGCAGGCTTTGATACGACTATTGGATTTCTGCTCAGCCAAGGAAAGCTGATTTATCCATTGACGATAGCCGCACGCAATAATTTGCTGAGAGAAGGCAAAGCTGTAGATAAGACATTGCTGGAGAAGGAATGAGTAAAAAGGAGCTGGATGAGAAGCATGAGTTTAAACCCGGAAGAAGTTATGGCTTTGGTCGTTGATGCTGCAGAAGATAAAAAGGCCATGAATCTGATTACCTTGAATTTGCAAGGGATTTCCCTGATAGCCGATTACTTCGTGATTTGCCACGGAAACTCGGAAACTCAGGTACAAGCCATTGCCTCGGAGGCAAGAAAAAAAGCGCAAGAACATGGAGTTCATATCAGAGGGTATGAAGGCATTGATACGGCAAGGTGGGTACTGCTTGATCTAGGAGACGTCGTCATGCATGTTTTCCATCGGGATGACAGGGAGTATTACAATATTGAGCGGCTTTGGTCCGATGCCAAAATTGTGGAGCATGTATGAGTATGGAAGCGGGAACGCTTGTAAATCTTGAGATTGCCAGAGAAGTCCCGCCGAATGGGTTCTTTTTAACGGACGGTGAGGAGGATGTGCTCCTCCCCTATAGTGAAATCGTGAGTGAAGACCGGATTGCGGTCGGCGATCATGTGGAGGTATTCCTTTATTTTGATACGCTGGACCGATTGACGGCCACGATGAAGACCCCGCTGATTATTCTGGGCGAGGTAGGCCTGCTGGAAGTGGTCGATGTACATCCGCGGTTTGGTTATTTTCTGGAAATGGGGCTGGGCCGCCATCTTTTGCTGCCTTATAGACATGTTCCGGAAATGGAGGAGCTGCGGCCGCAAGTGGGTGACCGTCTTTATGTAACCTTGTCTCATGATAAGCAAGGTCGTTTAGTCGCTTTACTCGCAGGTGAAGAAGAGCTGGAGCAGCTGTGTATGAGAGCACCTGTCTCATGGAAAAACCTGTGGGTGGAGGCTCGAGTATACAAGCCGCTGCAAATGGGTTCTTTTGTCGTATGTGATGCTGGAGTGCTGGGGTTTGGGGTCATCGGCTTGATCCCATCCCATGAAAGAACAAGACTGCTGCGTGTAGGTGAACAAGTGAAGGTGCGGGTCACCTTTGTGCGTGAAGAAGACGGCAGGGTCAATCTATCTATGAGACTGCCCAAGGAGCTGGGGCTTGACGAAGATTCACAGCGCATTCTTGAGATGCTGAGGGAACGCCAGGATGGGGGAATGCCTTACTCGGACCAAACACCGGCAGATATCATCAATGACCGGTTCGGCATGAGCAAATCTGCATTCAAGAGAGCACTCGGCAAGCTTATGAAAGAAAATAAAATTGTTCAAAAAGAAAACTGGACTTATCTGAAGGAAGACGAAGAGGGGTCTCAATAAGGTTAAATAACCCAGAGGACCAAAGCATACCAAAGCAACCCGCAAAAAAAAGTTCAGGAAATGGAGCTGTCGCATCAATGAGCTACGAACGATTTGCCTATGCATATGACCGCTTGATGCGAGAAATGCCTTACAGTGATTGGCTTCGTTTCGCTGGAGAAGCCTGGAACCAGTACGGACTAAAGCCGAGAACTATCGTGGATCTGGGATGTGGAACTGGCAATATCGCTATTCCTCTGGGCTTGGCGGGGTTTGATGTAACGGGTATTGATCTGTCTGAAGATATGCTAGCTGTGGCCCGGCAGAAAGCAGAACAACGTTCATTGCTCAAAGGCGGCCTGCTAACGTGGGTTCATCAGGATATTCGAGAATGGCAGCTGGTGGAACGGGTAGATGCTGTTATCTCTTTTTGTGACTGTTTGAATTATTTGCTGGAGGAAACGGATATCGTTCAGGCATTTCAACATACGTATCGGGGCCTTAAGCCAGGTGGCTTGTTCCTCTTTGATGTCCATACCCCGAAACAATTGCAGAATTACGCGGATGATCAGCCTTTCTGCTTAAACGAGGAGGACATCGCTTATATCTGGACCTCCGAGTACGATGAGAAGCGGATGGAAATCGATCACGCACTGACCATTTTCGTCCAAGATGAAGAGAAGAAAGATTCGTTCCAGCGTATTGAAGAGCATCACTCGCAGCGGGCCTATCCGCTCAAATGGCTGGAGCAGCAGCTGCTTGCCGCTGGGTTTTCCGAAGTTCGGCAGGCCGCTGATTTTCGTTGGCAGCTGCCGATCCCTTCTACGGAACGTGCCTTTTTTGCGGCGCTGAAATAGCTATAGCCGATGACTTGACATCGCAGCCATTTTTTACATATAATCAAAAGAAAATCAAGCAGCAAAAAGGCAGCGAAGAGGAATAGTAGCTCTTGCAGCATCTTGCAGAGAATCGGGCAGTGGGTGGAAGCCGATAGATGCAGCTAAGTGAACTCGCCTCAGAGCCAAATGGTGAACACTGAATCGTTCATGGTCGCTCCGAGATCATCGAAAGATACGGGAATAACCGGATCGTTTCGCCCGCGTTAAGGGTTAGAGTGAACACAGGCAAAGTATGCCGCGTGTTAACTAGGGTGGTACCACGGGAATCCAAACCTCTCGTCCCTAGCGATATCCGCTAGAGATGGGAGGTTTTTTAGCGTCAATTAAAATGTGTGAAAAGCTCAGGAGGAGTCAAACATGTCACAGGAAACTAAAGAAACGAAAGAAAATCAGGGCTATAATCCACTGGTCGTAGAGCCGAAATGGCAAGCGTTTTGGGATAAAAATAAAACGTTCAAGGTGCTGGAAAATTCGGAAAAGCCGAAATTTTATGCGCTCGACATGTTTCCGTATCCATCAGGAGCAGGGCTGCATGTAGGCCATCCGGAGGGTTATACGGCTACCGACATCGTGTCGCGTTTTAAGAGGATGAGGGGCTACAACGTACTTCATCCCATGGGATGGGACGCGTTTGGGCTTCCTGCTGAGCAGCATGCCCTGAATACCGGTGAGCATCCGCGTGAATTTACAATCTTGAACATCGACAACTTCCGCCGCCAGATTAAGTCGTTCGGGTTTTCATACGACTGGGACCGTGAAATCAGTACGACGGATCCGGAGTATTACAAGTGGACTCAGTGGATTTTTATCCAGCTCTATAAGAAAGGCCTCGCCTATGTAGATGAAATCCCGGTAAATTGGTGTCCTGCTCTTGGAACTGTACTCGCTAATGAGGAAGTTATCAATGGCCTTAGTGAACGAGGTAATCATCCGGTTATCCGCAAACCGATGCGCCAGTGGATCTTGCGGATTACCGAATATGCAGAGCGGTTGCTGGAGGATTTGGAGGAGCTGGATTGGTCCGAAAGCATCAAGGATATGCAGCGCAACTGGATCGGCAAGTCTAAAGGCGCTGAGGTGCGATTTGACATCGAAGGATATGCGGGGAGCGGACTTACCGTATTTACAACGCGTCCGGATACGCTGTTTGGAGCTACTTACTGTGTGCTCGCGCCTGAGCGTGAGCTTGTCAGCAAGATAACTACTGCGGATCAAGTCGCGTCTGTCAGTGCCTATCAAGAAAAAGCATCCCATAAAAGTGATCTGGAACGGACGGATTTAGCCAAGGACAAGACGGGCGTATTTACTGGAGCATATGCCATTAATCCAGTAAATGGCGCTAAATTGCCAATCTGGATCGCCGATTATGTATTGGCTGGATACGGCACAGGGGCTATTATGGCCGTTCCGGGCCATGACCAGCGCGACTGGGAATTCGCCAAGCAATTCGATCTGCCCATTGTAGAAGTCGTGCAAGGCGGAAACATTGAGGAAGAGGCTTATACCGGAGATGGAGAGCATGTGAACTCCGAGCTGCTGAACGGTATGAAGAATGAAAAGGCAATAGCCGCGATGATTGAATGGCTGGAGCAAAACGGCAAAGGCCGTGGCAAAATCACCTACCGCTTAAGAGATTGGCTGTTCAGCCGTCAAAGATATTGGGGAGAGCCGATTCCGATTCTCCATTTGGAAGACGGAACCATGACTACCGTTCCAGAGGATCAGCTTCCACTCTTACTTCCGGATTTGCAGGAAATCAAACCGTCGGGTACGGGTGAATCACCGCTTGCCAATGCAGCAGACTGGGTCAACACCGTCGATCCGGTAACTGGTCTTAAAGCTCGCCGTGAAACGAATACGATGCCTCAATGGGCGGGAAGCTGCTGGTACTATCTGCGCTTTATCGATCCTCGCAATGACAAAGAGCTTTGCTCACAGGACAAACAGCAGCAGTGGCTTCCGGTTGATCTGTACATTGGCGGAGCCGAGCATGCGGTGCTTCATCTGTTGTATGCGCGTTTTTGGCATAAAGTGCTTTATGATCTTGGCATTGTTGCAACCAAAGAGCCTTTCCACAAGCTGGTCAACCAAGGCATGATCCTTGGCGAAAATATGGAGAAAATGAGCAAATCCCGCGGAAACGTGATCAATCCGGACGATATAGTCGGAGAGTTCGGAGCGGATACACTGCGCATGTATGAAATGTTCATGGGTCCGCTTGAAGCAACGAAACCATGGAATTCGACGGGTGTTGAAGGGATTTATCGTTTCCTCAACCGAGCCTGGAGATTGATTGTCAATGAAGAAGGCGGATTGCAGAGCAAAATCAGCCCGGATGAATTACTAGGCAGCGACGCCTTCAAGCGCACTTGGCACCGGACGGTCAAAAAATTGACCGAGGATTATGAAGCTCTTCGCTTTAATACCTCGATCAGTCAATTGATGATTTTTGTCAATGAGGCTTATAAAACCGAGCGTCTTCCGCTGGAAGCTATGAAGCATTTTGTCCAACTGCTTTCACCTATCGCTCCTCATTTGGCCGAAGAGCTGTGGCAGAAGCTTGGCGGAACAGACAGCATCACATATGTGCCTTGGCCAGCTTATGACGAAGCCTGGACAGTCGATAACGAAGTCGAGATCGTCGTTCAAGTGAACGGCAAGATTGTGGATCGCGCCTTGATTTCCAAGGATATGGAAGAATCCGCCATGCAGGAGCTTGCGCTTGGGCTTGATAAAGTCAAAGAGGCGAGCACTGGGAAAGCCGTTCGCAAAGTCATTGTGGTCAAAGGAAAATTGGTTAATATCGTAGTCGGTTAATCACTTATACCTTAAAGCCAAGTGAAATTTCGGACTTGTCCAGGTCCTCTTTGTATTTGGTGTGAGTGGCCTGCACAACACGGTTAAACACACCTTGCAGCTCACTCTGCAGAACGCTGATGCCTTCAGCGGTAACCCCGCCAGGAACGCTTACGCGCTGCTGGAGAGCTACAGGTGTAAAACCACCGGTTGTGAGGAGTTTTCCAGTACCCAGTATCATCTCACTGGCTAAAAGCCTGGCTTCAGCATAGGGAATCCCGGTTTCCTTCACAGCAGCATCAATAAAGCACTGAATCAAAAAGCTAAAAAAAGCAGGGCCGCAGCTCGACAAATCCGAGCATATGCGAGTGTTCTCTTCAGCTATACGGATAGGCGAGCTAATGTGCGCCAGGAGATGTTCCAGCAGCACTTGATCATCGTTGTCTATTCGGCTTCCGTACATGCACAGCGCGGCCCCGCTTAATACATAGTTCGTTATGCTTGGAATCACCTTGCTGATTTTGGCCGGCAGCAGCTGTTCCAATTGACTGATTGCTACCACGCTTGTAATCGAAACTACGATTTGACTGGGCAGCAATGCCAATTGAATCTCGTCAATCACCTTTTTGTATTCTCCGGGCTTGATGCAAAGGAAGATCAGGTCGCTTTTACTCACCACATCTATATTGGATTGTGCCCGCTCCAGCCCCGGATATAGCTTTGCAAGCTGATCCACCTTATCCGGAGTTCGATTGCTGGCGATAATTTGCTTCGGATCCAATGCTCCAGATTGAATGAAAGCCTCGATGAGTATACTCCCCATGCTCCCGGTACCAATGAATCCCGCTATCATCATGAAATCCCCCTCGAAAAAGTCAAACATTTTATCTCATTATCAAATGGGTCTGGCCTGTGACAATATATATGAAAAAGTTAATTTTTATATGCCAATGGAAGGAGGGAATTTGTGATTTTATTCCTAAAAAAGAGCAGGAATACGATGCTGGCATCGGCTGCAGTTTTATTTCTCATTGTACTTGTTTGGCGTTATGGACAGGGTAGGAATATTGCTTTACAGACGGGCTTTAAGCCTGTAAATGAACAGATGCAGCAGTTGATTGACCAGGGGAAAGAACAAGCCCCAGTGCGATCCAACAGTGATAAAACATTAAACACCCCAGGCGCATCAAAAAGTGAATCCAAGCCGACTTCTACCCCAATAGCATCCAAAAGTGAATCAGAGCAAGCTGCAATCCCAGACGCATCAAAAAGTAGATCAAAGCCAGCTGCCTCCCCAAAAGCGTCCAAATCGACAAGTCCATCGAGTGCTCCGTCATCCATTCCTAAAACAGCTGCCAAAACAACCGACAAGATAGACTTGAACTCGGCAACCTTGGAGCAACTGGATGCTCTCCCCGGAATAGGAGAAAGCAAGGCAAAAGCCATACTGGCCTACCGGAAGGAAAAAGGAAGCTTTACAAAAATCGAGCAGCTGCTTGAGATTAAAGGAATCAGCGAGAAAATGCTGGCTGCATTAAAATCCTCGATCTATATCGGTCCGCGTTGAGACAGCCTTTTCAATTCGAAGGTTTTATGAGAAAATAGCGAGGAAATGATTTGAATGTCAATCGGAATCTAGAACATGGACGACATCTGTTATGATCTGAATCAGGCCATTGCAGCAAGCCAAAAATAACGGAGGAAGTCAATGACAAACCGTAAAGATTGGGATACATATTTCATGGACATCGCCTACATGGCTTCCACCCGTTCGCAGTGCAACCGCAGGCATGTTGGAGCCGTATTGGTACAAGGCAAAAAGCTGTTGGGAACCGCCTATAACGGCGCACCCATGGGCATCCCGGACTGCTCGGAAGCAGGCTGCATGCTGGTCGAGGAAATCGAGCTCAAAATAGTGGACGGCCAGGAAGAAGTTATTCGCAAGCAGCGCTGTATCCGCACGATTCATGCTGAGCAGAATTTGCTGCTTTTTACAGATCGAGAGGACCGCGAGGGCTCCACTGTTTACGTCACGGACCAACCGTGCTGGACCTGTGGCAATATGCTGGCCAACAGCGGAGTGACGGAAATAGTGTATCACCGCCCCTACCTCAAAGACAGCGACAAGGTCATTTACCTCATGAAGCACCGCGACATTTCTTTTCGCCGCATGGATGCCTATGTGCCGCCTCCAGGAGTTATAGAGCAAGTTAGCAAATAGATTATGGGAGTAGAAAAAGTAACAGAAACAAGACACAAAAGCAATAAAACATGAGGAAGAACCTCTTTCAGCACGGTGTTGCCGTGAGGAAAGGGGTTCTTTTATTTTGTCTCATGCTGGAACGATGAAAAATATACTTCTTCCAGCATGAGATTTAGAGAGGAGGAATCTCTGGAAAGATCTTTTTCATCGTTCCAGAGGCCAATATGCCTCCAATAAAGCCCAACCAGGGGCTGCAAAGATGGTTTTCATTCTTGTGGAGAGATTGGCGATGTAGCTCCAATGTGGAAGAATGTTTTTCATGCTTCCACAAATTCTCACGATGCTGCTTTTGCAAAACTAACTAGTTTGAGGTCGTTAAATTGAAATTACAAATTTGTGAAATGAAGGGACTTACGTAATGTATAAGATAAGCGCAGCGTCTGAATGGAGTTACCTGAGTGGAGGGGGAGCAGCATGAAGCGTCCAATCGTGCTTTTCGTGTGCCTGTGGATAACAGGCTACGTGCTAGCGATCTACACGACAATCCCGTGGCTGTCGCTGCCCTCGAGCCTGCTTCTGGCCGGAGCCGCAGCAGCCTGGTTCCTGCTCCGGCTGCCCGCCGGGCTGCCGGTCTGCGCCCTCCTGCTGGTCGCCGTATCCTGCGGATACTGGCAATGGGCCGACCAGCGTAACGTCACCGCTCTGCCACAGCAGCAGCAGCGGCAGAGCGAGCCCGCGGCCGCCGCGCTGAGCGGCCGGATAGCCGGCCCTGTCACTGTCGATGGCGACAGGGCCAGCTTCGCTGTGGAAGCGGAATCCATCCGCTTCCCGGAAGAGAACGCGCTCCCCATGCGGGGAGAGCGCGTTCAGGTGTCGCTGCGCCTGCTCCGCCCGGAGACCGCCCGCAACTTCGGCGGCTTCGATTACCGCCGCTACCTGCGCCTGCACCATACCCATTGGCTGATGACAGCCAAAGGTACGGACCAGGCTCAGGTCGAGCCCGCCGCGCTGCGCTTCGGAGTCGCCTTGCTGCTGCGCTGGAACGACGAGCTGCGCCTGGCTTTGGACGGGCGCATGAACAGCATCTTCCCCGAGCGGCAGGCGGGGATGATGAAGGCGATGCTGATCGGCCTGCAGGACGATCAGAACCCGGATCGCTTCCAGCAATTTTCCGAACGGGGCTTAACGCACATCCTGGCGATTTCGGGACTCAATGTAGCCGTGTTTTTGGCGGTATTCATAGGAATCATGCGCAAACTCGGATTGGCCAAAGAAACTTACCTGCTGTACGCCATGC includes:
- the comER gene encoding late competence protein ComER, coding for MIAGFIGTGSMGSILIEAFIQSGALDPKQIIASNRTPDKVDQLAKLYPGLERAQSNIDVVSKSDLIFLCIKPGEYKKVIDEIQLALLPSQIVVSITSVVAISQLEQLLPAKISKVIPSITNYVLSGAALCMYGSRIDNDDQVLLEHLLAHISSPIRIAEENTRICSDLSSCGPAFFSFLIQCFIDAAVKETGIPYAEARLLASEMILGTGKLLTTGGFTPVALQQRVSVPGGVTAEGISVLQSELQGVFNRVVQATHTKYKEDLDKSEISLGFKV
- a CDS encoding helix-hairpin-helix domain-containing protein; this encodes MILFLKKSRNTMLASAAVLFLIVLVWRYGQGRNIALQTGFKPVNEQMQQLIDQGKEQAPVRSNSDKTLNTPGASKSESKPTSTPIASKSESEQAAIPDASKSRSKPAASPKASKSTSPSSAPSSIPKTAAKTTDKIDLNSATLEQLDALPGIGESKAKAILAYRKEKGSFTKIEQLLEIKGISEKMLAALKSSIYIGPR
- a CDS encoding deaminase, encoding MTNRKDWDTYFMDIAYMASTRSQCNRRHVGAVLVQGKKLLGTAYNGAPMGIPDCSEAGCMLVEEIELKIVDGQEEVIRKQRCIRTIHAEQNLLLFTDREDREGSTVYVTDQPCWTCGNMLANSGVTEIVYHRPYLKDSDKVIYLMKHRDISFRRMDAYVPPPGVIEQVSK
- a CDS encoding ComEC/Rec2 family competence protein: MKRPIVLFVCLWITGYVLAIYTTIPWLSLPSSLLLAGAAAAWFLLRLPAGLPVCALLLVAVSCGYWQWADQRNVTALPQQQQRQSEPAAAALSGRIAGPVTVDGDRASFAVEAESIRFPEENALPMRGERVQVSLRLLRPETARNFGGFDYRRYLRLHHTHWLMTAKGTDQAQVEPAALRFGVALLLRWNDELRLALDGRMNSIFPERQAGMMKAMLIGLQDDQNPDRFQQFSERGLTHILAISGLNVAVFLAVFIGIMRKLGLAKETYLLYAMLLLPFYILITGASPSIVRAGLMAMIALYAARRGLLKDAFHITALVAWLMLLWNPYYLLDVSFQLSFLVTLGLILGVTRVSNLLPVSSPVIRNALAITIVSQLISFPISIYYFNQFSLLSWAANTVLVPLISLVVFPMGFSSLSFGPRLCAAWESNRLSFILFE